The proteins below are encoded in one region of Clostridium pasteurianum DSM 525 = ATCC 6013:
- a CDS encoding UPF0280 family protein, with product MVEILENEKVFIDNGPIQMVLDISIGDKKTPELGLQVSKYVIYEFNRLAEYIPYIKNNSFVKIKENRPSAVLKKMINAVERSGDKSLTPLAAVAGSFSDFALEKALELGATRVIVNNGGDIALKDITGHPLNVGIPLNDTELVLNITSESNIKGICTSGLGGRSFTKGIATAAVSLGENAAIADACASCLGNATNVDNENIVRCYAEEIDSETDIPGHLVTLKVGDIGEKNVYKALLNGLEKAEELYNKNIIKGAVLCVKDKIVMVPDNIAVLK from the coding sequence ATGGTAGAAATACTGGAAAATGAAAAGGTATTTATAGACAATGGACCTATTCAGATGGTACTTGATATATCTATAGGAGATAAAAAAACTCCTGAATTAGGTCTTCAAGTATCAAAATATGTAATTTATGAATTCAATAGATTGGCGGAATATATTCCTTATATAAAAAACAATAGCTTTGTGAAAATAAAAGAAAATAGACCTTCTGCAGTTCTTAAAAAAATGATAAATGCAGTTGAAAGATCAGGTGATAAAAGTTTAACACCTCTCGCTGCTGTAGCTGGTTCCTTTTCAGATTTTGCACTGGAAAAGGCATTGGAATTAGGAGCAACTAGAGTTATTGTAAATAATGGCGGAGATATAGCTTTAAAGGATATAACTGGTCATCCTTTAAATGTTGGAATACCTCTAAATGATACAGAACTAGTACTTAATATTACTTCTGAAAGCAATATTAAGGGTATTTGTACTAGTGGTCTTGGAGGAAGAAGCTTTACAAAGGGAATTGCTACTGCTGCAGTTTCTCTAGGAGAAAATGCGGCTATAGCAGATGCTTGTGCTAGCTGTTTGGGCAATGCAACTAATGTTGATAATGAGAATATAGTACGTTGTTATGCGGAAGAAATAGATTCTGAAACGGATATCCCAGGTCATTTAGTAACTTTAAAAGTAGGAGATATTGGTGAAAAAAATGTGTACAAGGCTTTGTTAAATGGCCTTGAAAAAGCAGAAGAATTGTACAATAAAAATATAATTAAAGGTGCAGTATTGTGTGTAAAGGATAAAATTGTAATGGTACCTGATAATATTGCGGTATTAAAATGA
- a CDS encoding MFS transporter, with protein sequence METASYKTLVARMESSPVGKFHYKLLYINGAAWAFDAFDVGIVTFIVTALTKSWHLSTAQVGLFLSVGLFGMFFGAAASGPLADKFGRKSVFKATMLIYSLFSLICAFAPNFTFLLVARFFVGFGIGGETPVVTSILGEFIPASKRGKLQGLIDTFWAVGWLAAAIIAYFVIPTVGWRWTFVIGALPAFFIFVIRRHLPESPRWLMSKGRVKEADKIVNDIEQSLIDQGLTIPKINIEDIKEDEIAIDEKVGIASLFSKKYIKRSIMLCIVWFLGMFGYYGLFSWLPSLFVAAGHTMVKSFFYVLVMQIAFVPNQFICAYLMDKIGRKVLLVPNLILSGITTIAYGWALGHGVSSTIVMILGIFTSFFVSATWAVLFTYTPESYPTRIRATGVAFASACSRIGSMLAPIVIGGGLASLGITGVFGIVAGTFVIAALMVGIFGDETKGMILKD encoded by the coding sequence ATGGAAACAGCATCTTATAAAACACTGGTGGCGCGTATGGAAAGTTCACCAGTTGGAAAATTTCATTACAAATTATTATATATAAATGGTGCAGCATGGGCCTTTGATGCATTTGATGTAGGTATAGTTACATTTATTGTTACCGCTCTTACAAAATCTTGGCATTTAAGTACTGCACAGGTAGGATTATTTTTAAGCGTCGGTCTTTTTGGAATGTTCTTTGGAGCAGCAGCATCTGGTCCTTTGGCAGATAAGTTTGGTCGTAAATCAGTATTTAAGGCAACAATGTTAATTTATTCTTTATTTTCTCTTATATGCGCATTTGCACCTAATTTTACATTTCTATTAGTAGCTAGATTCTTTGTAGGTTTTGGAATTGGTGGAGAAACTCCAGTTGTTACTTCTATCTTAGGAGAATTTATCCCAGCATCAAAACGTGGTAAATTACAAGGGCTTATAGATACATTTTGGGCAGTAGGTTGGTTAGCTGCAGCAATAATAGCTTATTTTGTTATTCCAACAGTAGGTTGGAGATGGACATTTGTTATAGGAGCATTGCCAGCTTTCTTTATCTTTGTAATACGTAGACATTTGCCAGAATCACCAAGATGGCTTATGTCAAAAGGAAGAGTAAAAGAAGCAGACAAAATTGTTAATGATATAGAACAATCACTAATTGATCAAGGTCTTACTATTCCTAAGATAAATATAGAAGATATTAAAGAAGATGAAATAGCAATTGATGAAAAGGTAGGCATTGCCTCATTATTCTCTAAGAAATATATTAAGAGAAGTATTATGCTTTGTATTGTATGGTTTTTAGGTATGTTTGGTTATTACGGACTATTCTCCTGGTTGCCATCACTTTTTGTAGCAGCAGGACACACTATGGTTAAGTCTTTCTTCTATGTTTTAGTTATGCAAATAGCTTTTGTACCTAATCAATTTATATGTGCTTATCTTATGGATAAAATAGGACGTAAAGTTTTACTTGTTCCCAATTTAATATTATCTGGGATAACTACTATAGCTTACGGTTGGGCTTTAGGACATGGTGTTAGTAGTACAATCGTAATGATATTAGGTATATTTACTTCTTTCTTTGTTTCTGCAACTTGGGCTGTTTTGTTTACATATACTCCAGAATCATATCCTACCAGAATTCGTGCTACAGGAGTTGCATTTGCATCAGCTTGTTCACGTATAGGATCTATGCTAGCACCTATAGTTATTGGTGGTGGACTTGCTTCTTTAGGTATAACAGGAGTATTTGGTATTGTAGCAGGAACCTTTGTAATAGCTGCTTTAATGGTAGGAATCTTTGGTGATGAAACTAAAGGTATGATCTTAAAGGATTAA
- a CDS encoding DUF362 domain-containing protein, with protein sequence MISVDIDKCKACKICENNCPLGAIEVIDKKARLNDNCVSCGICFKVCPFGVIEKTEEKKAENSTCTHCPVNCSVPQDKTGACKRYTNVNGELIRNRKLVVESVAKDSECKGTYKPLITAVGSGTNYPCLRPAPKIVQDTIDGVDVVTVVTEAPLSYSGVKVKIDTNMDIGEEGAKVKRNGKCVGRVTTEEYGSKMLTIGGANLLSGSNDGFIVAKTIVDLANGRRVTLKIDNGSTIEVQQNQPPIIDGIEETYMRVGCGSATIGMFARSLCKVVDEAIILDFHVVGLLSEHAAGKEVGMKYSGVIPYGRKSTMGRYFGGHGHGWGGTEIMTPLDAVKSVDMTIAKAGYKILVTETTAQKAALLEVQEDGSVNEIEMTEEVLKCVNLISDNCERSNVSIIYTGGTGGSARAGVTTFPKKLTNAIHNNEVTMTIAGAPTFVLPGGGINFMVDVSKMVPEATTWVPTPATVAPVEYTMTREKYEEIGGHVKSIITKEQLLKELNEE encoded by the coding sequence TTGATTTCAGTTGATATTGATAAATGTAAAGCTTGTAAAATTTGTGAGAATAATTGTCCTCTTGGGGCAATAGAGGTTATAGATAAAAAAGCAAGATTAAATGATAATTGCGTATCATGCGGTATATGTTTTAAGGTGTGTCCTTTTGGTGTCATTGAAAAGACAGAAGAAAAAAAGGCTGAAAATTCTACATGTACTCATTGTCCTGTTAATTGCTCTGTGCCACAAGATAAAACTGGAGCTTGTAAGAGGTATACTAATGTAAATGGGGAACTTATTAGAAATAGAAAACTTGTGGTAGAGTCGGTAGCAAAGGATTCTGAATGTAAAGGAACTTATAAACCACTTATTACGGCAGTAGGAAGTGGTACAAATTATCCCTGTTTACGACCAGCACCTAAAATAGTTCAGGATACAATAGATGGAGTAGACGTGGTAACTGTAGTTACAGAAGCACCCCTTAGCTATAGCGGAGTAAAGGTTAAAATTGACACAAATATGGACATAGGCGAAGAAGGTGCAAAGGTAAAAAGAAATGGTAAATGTGTTGGAAGAGTAACTACTGAAGAATATGGCTCCAAAATGCTTACTATAGGAGGAGCTAATCTTCTAAGTGGAAGTAATGATGGTTTTATAGTAGCAAAGACAATTGTGGATTTAGCTAACGGAAGAAGAGTTACATTGAAAATAGATAATGGAAGTACAATAGAAGTTCAGCAGAATCAGCCACCTATTATAGATGGTATTGAAGAAACCTATATGAGAGTTGGCTGTGGTAGTGCAACCATAGGTATGTTTGCAAGAAGTTTATGCAAGGTGGTGGATGAGGCAATTATATTGGACTTTCATGTAGTAGGCTTGCTTTCTGAACATGCAGCAGGAAAAGAAGTTGGTATGAAATACAGTGGAGTAATACCTTATGGAAGAAAAAGTACTATGGGAAGATATTTTGGAGGTCATGGACATGGTTGGGGTGGTACAGAAATTATGACTCCATTGGATGCTGTAAAATCTGTGGATATGACTATAGCAAAGGCGGGTTATAAAATATTAGTAACGGAGACTACAGCACAAAAGGCTGCCTTATTAGAAGTACAAGAAGACGGATCTGTAAATGAAATTGAAATGACTGAGGAGGTACTAAAATGTGTTAATTTGATTTCTGATAACTGCGAGAGATCAAATGTTTCAATTATATACACAGGGGGTACAGGAGGAAGTGCTAGAGCTGGAGTTACAACTTTTCCAAAAAAACTTACCAATGCAATTCATAACAATGAGGTTACAATGACTATAGCAGGAGCACCTACTTTTGTTCTTCCTGGTGGAGGAATAAATTTTATGGTAGATGTTTCTAAAATGGTACCGGAGGCTACAACGTGGGTACCAACACCTGCTACTGTGGCACCTGTAGAATATACTATGACTAGAGAAAAATACGAAGAAATTGGTGGACATGTAAAGAGTATAATAACAAAGGAACAATTGCTGAAAGAACTTAATGAGGAATAA
- a CDS encoding MFS transporter — METSSSKMLVARMERLPVGKFHYKMLGINGAAWAFDAFDVGLVTFVVTALTKSWGLTAAQVGLFLSVGLFGMFFGAVVSGPVADRWGRKAVFQITMLFFAVFSLLCAIAPNFLSLVIFRFFVGVGLGGETPVVTSLLGEFIPASKRGKLQGLLNTFWAVGWLASAVISYFIIPAAGWRWAFVAGALPAFYIFIVRRHLPESPRWLISKGRNQEAAKIVESIEQKLTSEGLELPKVNLKEVKIDTVEKKQKVNVALLFSNKYIKRTIMLWGLWFLAMFGYYGLFSWLPSLFVKAGHTMVKSFLYVLIMQIAYVPNQVLSAYLMDKIGRKKLLVTNLILAGIAAIVYGWTLGHGVNTGVVVLLGVITSFFVSAIMGITYTYTPELYPTTVRATGVGSASACSRIGSMLAPMVIGAGLTSVGISGVFAIVSGAFILAGILVAVLGIETKGLVLKD, encoded by the coding sequence ATGGAAACATCATCTTCAAAAATGCTTGTTGCACGTATGGAAAGATTACCAGTAGGAAAGTTTCACTATAAAATGCTAGGTATTAATGGTGCAGCATGGGCCTTCGATGCCTTTGATGTAGGCTTAGTAACTTTCGTTGTTACTGCACTTACAAAATCCTGGGGACTTACAGCTGCTCAGGTGGGATTATTTTTAAGTGTAGGTTTATTTGGAATGTTCTTCGGTGCTGTAGTATCAGGACCCGTAGCAGATCGCTGGGGTCGTAAGGCAGTATTTCAAATCACAATGTTATTTTTCGCAGTATTTTCTTTACTATGTGCAATTGCTCCGAACTTTTTATCACTGGTAATCTTTAGATTCTTTGTAGGAGTTGGGCTTGGTGGAGAAACACCAGTTGTTACATCACTTTTAGGAGAATTTATACCAGCTTCAAAACGTGGTAAATTGCAGGGGTTACTTAATACTTTCTGGGCAGTAGGCTGGCTTGCTTCAGCAGTTATATCTTATTTTATTATACCAGCAGCAGGATGGAGATGGGCTTTTGTTGCAGGTGCACTTCCAGCTTTTTATATATTCATAGTTCGTAGACATCTACCTGAATCACCAAGATGGCTTATTTCTAAAGGAAGAAACCAAGAGGCAGCAAAAATAGTTGAAAGCATAGAGCAAAAATTAACGTCAGAAGGACTTGAACTTCCAAAGGTTAATTTAAAGGAAGTTAAAATAGATACAGTGGAAAAGAAGCAAAAAGTCAATGTTGCATTATTATTTTCAAATAAATATATTAAACGTACTATCATGCTTTGGGGGTTATGGTTCTTAGCTATGTTTGGATATTACGGATTATTTTCTTGGTTGCCATCACTGTTTGTAAAGGCAGGACATACTATGGTAAAATCTTTCCTTTATGTATTGATAATGCAAATAGCTTATGTACCTAATCAAGTATTAAGTGCTTATCTTATGGATAAGATAGGACGTAAAAAGCTCCTTGTTACTAACCTTATATTAGCTGGCATTGCTGCTATAGTATATGGATGGACATTAGGTCATGGGGTTAATACAGGAGTAGTTGTATTACTTGGCGTTATTACTTCCTTCTTTGTTTCAGCTATAATGGGAATAACTTATACTTATACTCCAGAACTTTATCCTACAACTGTGAGAGCTACTGGCGTTGGATCTGCTTCAGCTTGTTCTCGTATAGGATCAATGCTTGCCCCTATGGTAATTGGTGCAGGACTTACTTCTGTGGGTATAAGTGGAGTATTTGCAATTGTATCTGGAGCATTTATACTAGCAGGTATATTAGTAGCTGTTCTTGGGATAGAAACTAAAGGTCTAGTGTTAAAAGATTAA